In the genome of Photobacterium sp. TLY01, one region contains:
- a CDS encoding ABC transporter permease has protein sequence MTTKTTDAPSRWQRFLNSDFIYFFKKDKVAIASFTVFLIFVLTALFAPLLSPMNPYDLNSIDIMDSELAPSWMEFGDARFLLGTDDQGRDILSTIIYGLRISLAIGLFAVALQLFIGIIVGLCAGYFGGRIDSFLMRIADVQLSFSTMMVAIIVSAIFKASFGSDFYSQYAIVMLVVIIGIAEWPQYARTVRASVLAEKKKEYVEASRVMGLKSMRIMFRHILPNCLSPILVISTVQVANAIMSEAALSFLGLGMPVDQPSLGSLISIGFNYIFSGSWWITAFPGIVLVTLVLVINLLGDWLRDVFNPKVYKG, from the coding sequence ATGACGACTAAGACGACTGACGCGCCTTCACGTTGGCAGCGTTTTCTGAATTCAGATTTCATTTATTTCTTTAAAAAAGACAAAGTGGCGATTGCCAGTTTTACTGTGTTTCTGATCTTTGTCCTGACGGCGCTGTTCGCCCCGCTGCTGTCACCCATGAACCCGTATGATCTGAACAGCATTGATATTATGGACTCAGAGCTGGCACCGTCATGGATGGAGTTTGGCGACGCCCGTTTCCTGTTGGGCACTGATGACCAGGGCCGTGATATTCTGTCGACCATTATCTACGGGCTGCGTATTTCACTGGCTATCGGCCTGTTTGCTGTCGCGCTGCAGCTGTTTATCGGCATCATCGTCGGGCTGTGTGCGGGTTACTTCGGTGGCCGGATTGACAGCTTCCTGATGCGTATTGCTGATGTCCAGTTGTCCTTCTCGACCATGATGGTGGCGATTATTGTTTCGGCAATTTTCAAAGCCAGCTTTGGCAGTGATTTTTACAGCCAGTACGCCATCGTGATGCTGGTGGTGATTATCGGGATTGCCGAATGGCCGCAGTATGCACGGACTGTGCGGGCCTCTGTGCTGGCAGAGAAGAAGAAAGAATATGTTGAAGCCTCCCGCGTGATGGGCCTGAAATCAATGCGCATCATGTTCCGCCATATTCTGCCCAACTGCCTGTCGCCGATCCTGGTGATCTCCACGGTCCAGGTGGCCAATGCCATTATGTCGGAAGCGGCACTGTCTTTCCTGGGACTGGGAATGCCGGTCGATCAGCCGTCACTGGGCTCGCTGATCAGCATCGGTTTCAACTACATCTTCTCCGGTTCCTGGTGGATCACCGCATTTCCCGGCATTGTGCTGGTGACGCTGGTGCTGGTGATCAACCTGCTGGGTGACTGGCTGCGTGATGTCTTTAACCCGAAGGTCTACAAAGGTTAA
- a CDS encoding ABC transporter permease: MFTFLVKRLVQALVVMFVISLVAFAIQDNLGDPLRELVGQSVSEAERDALRTEMGLNDPFMVKYGRFISKAVQGDLGNSYFFKRPVVDVILDKLVATLELVFAASLIIVVVSIPLGVYSAIHPNSALTKVIMGFSIVGISIPVFLTAIMLMYVFSIELGWLPSFGRGETANLLGWESGFFTLDGLAHLILPSISLASIMLPLFIRLVRSEMLEALSTEYVKFARAKGLAQNKVYYQHALKNTMLPVITVGGVQIGTMVAYTILTETVFQWPGTGFLFLEAINRVDTPLITAYVIFVGLIFVVTNTLVDLLYGLINPTVNLTGKGA; encoded by the coding sequence ATGTTTACGTTTTTGGTCAAGCGCCTGGTGCAGGCACTGGTAGTGATGTTTGTGATCAGTCTGGTGGCGTTTGCTATCCAGGACAATTTAGGCGATCCCCTGCGTGAGCTGGTGGGACAGTCTGTGTCCGAAGCCGAGCGTGATGCGCTGCGGACTGAAATGGGCCTCAACGATCCCTTTATGGTGAAGTACGGCCGCTTTATTTCGAAAGCCGTTCAGGGAGATTTAGGCAATTCCTATTTCTTCAAACGTCCGGTTGTTGATGTGATTCTGGACAAGTTAGTGGCCACACTGGAGCTGGTGTTTGCTGCGTCTCTGATTATTGTTGTGGTGTCGATCCCCTTAGGCGTTTATTCGGCCATCCACCCCAACAGCGCCCTGACCAAAGTGATCATGGGCTTTAGCATAGTCGGGATTTCGATTCCGGTCTTTTTGACCGCCATTATGCTGATGTATGTCTTCTCAATTGAATTAGGCTGGCTGCCCTCGTTCGGACGGGGCGAGACGGCCAATCTGCTGGGCTGGGAATCCGGCTTCTTTACGCTCGATGGTCTGGCGCACCTGATCCTGCCAAGTATCTCGCTGGCATCGATTATGTTGCCGCTCTTTATCCGCCTGGTGCGTTCTGAAATGCTCGAAGCCCTGAGCACTGAGTATGTGAAATTTGCCCGAGCCAAAGGCCTGGCACAGAACAAGGTGTATTATCAGCACGCGCTGAAAAACACTATGCTGCCGGTGATCACTGTCGGCGGGGTACAAATCGGGACCATGGTGGCTTACACCATACTGACCGAAACTGTGTTCCAGTGGCCGGGAACGGGTTTCCTGTTCCTGGAAGCGATTAACCGGGTGGATACCCCGTTGATTACCGCTTATGTGATTTTTGTTGGCCTGATTTTCGTGGTCACCAATACCCTGGTTGACCTGCTGTACGGCCTGATCAACCCAACCGTCAACCTGACCGGCAAAGGAGCGTAA
- a CDS encoding ABC transporter substrate-binding protein — translation MKTFKSKIAVALMAAGLSFGAAAANLNLAYDADPVSMDPHEQLSGGTLQLSHMTFDPLIRFTQSMEFEPRLATSWERVDNNTMRFKLREGVKFHSGNTFSADDVVWTFKRLKSSADFKGIFTPIVDIKKVDANTVDVITDGTYPLIENVMTYVFPMDSKFYTGQTADGKDKAELKKNGSTFASTNISGTGAFKVVSREQGVKVEFERFADYWDKDSEGNVDHITLRPIKEDATRVAALLSGDVDMIAPVSPNDYQRIKSNDKLDLVTMPGTRVITFQLNQKVAEPLRDARVRQAIVYAVNNEGIAEKIMKGAATPAGQQSPVGYAGYNESLTPRYDLKKAQQLMKDAGYENGFSITMIAPNNRYVNDEKVAQAVAAMLAKIKIKVDLQTMPKAQYWPEFDKCEAGMLMIGWHPDTEDSANFTEFLTMTRNADTGKGQYNCGHYSNAEVDKLVEAANTETDLEKRSTMLKKVEELLYNDAAFVPLYWQDPSWAAKKNVDIKPIVNGMDFPYLGDLVIK, via the coding sequence ATGAAAACCTTCAAGAGCAAGATAGCCGTTGCGTTAATGGCTGCTGGTCTGAGCTTCGGTGCGGCGGCTGCCAATCTGAATCTGGCTTATGATGCTGACCCGGTCTCTATGGATCCACATGAGCAATTGTCCGGCGGCACGCTGCAACTTTCTCACATGACTTTTGACCCGCTGATCCGTTTTACCCAGTCGATGGAGTTTGAACCTCGCCTGGCAACATCCTGGGAGCGTGTTGATAACAACACCATGCGTTTCAAGCTGCGTGAAGGTGTGAAGTTCCACTCCGGCAACACCTTCAGCGCTGATGACGTGGTCTGGACGTTCAAGCGTCTGAAGTCTTCTGCGGACTTCAAAGGGATCTTCACCCCGATCGTTGATATCAAAAAAGTGGATGCCAACACAGTGGACGTGATCACTGACGGGACTTATCCACTGATTGAAAACGTCATGACCTATGTGTTCCCGATGGACAGCAAGTTCTATACGGGCCAGACCGCGGACGGCAAAGACAAGGCTGAACTGAAGAAAAACGGTTCGACTTTTGCCTCGACCAATATCTCTGGTACCGGTGCATTCAAAGTGGTCAGCCGCGAGCAGGGCGTGAAAGTTGAGTTCGAGCGTTTTGCGGACTACTGGGACAAAGACAGCGAAGGTAATGTGGATCACATCACGCTGCGCCCAATCAAAGAAGATGCCACCCGTGTTGCAGCCCTGCTGTCGGGCGACGTTGATATGATTGCGCCTGTGTCGCCGAACGATTATCAGCGTATCAAGAGCAACGATAAGCTGGATCTGGTGACCATGCCGGGTACCCGCGTCATTACCTTCCAGCTGAACCAGAAAGTGGCTGAGCCGCTGCGTGATGCGCGTGTGCGTCAGGCGATTGTTTACGCGGTGAACAACGAAGGGATTGCCGAGAAGATCATGAAAGGCGCCGCAACGCCTGCCGGCCAGCAGAGCCCAGTGGGTTATGCCGGTTACAATGAGTCGCTGACACCGCGTTACGATCTGAAAAAAGCTCAGCAGCTGATGAAAGATGCCGGTTATGAGAACGGTTTCTCTATTACCATGATTGCGCCGAACAACCGTTACGTGAACGATGAGAAAGTCGCTCAGGCTGTGGCGGCGATGCTGGCGAAAATCAAGATCAAAGTTGACCTGCAAACCATGCCAAAAGCTCAGTACTGGCCTGAGTTTGATAAGTGTGAAGCGGGCATGCTGATGATCGGCTGGCACCCGGATACAGAAGATTCAGCGAACTTTACTGAGTTCCTGACCATGACCCGTAACGCTGACACAGGTAAAGGTCAGTACAACTGTGGTCATTACTCGAACGCTGAAGTCGACAAGCTGGTTGAAGCGGCCAACACGGAAACCGATCTGGAAAAACGCAGCACGATGCTGAAGAAGGTTGAAGAGTTGCTGTACAACGACGCTGCCTTTGTTCCACTGTACTGGCAAGACCCGTCTTGGGCTGCCAAGAAGAATGTGGACATCAAACCTATCGTCAACGGTATGGACTTCCCGTACCTGGGCGATCTGGTGATTAAGTAA
- a CDS encoding ABC transporter ATP-binding protein, producing the protein MALLEVKNLRIEYPSRHGIHAAVKSLSFTIERGEIVGVVGESGAGKSTVGNAVIDLLSPPGKIASGDVYLDGQKISGLKPEAMRKVRGAKIGFIFQDPMTSLNPLYTVERQLTETIITNLNVSKEEAVRRAIKLMEQVGIPQPEIRIKQYPHQFSGGMRQRVVIAIALAGEPDLIIADEPTTALDVSIQDQILTLIRELCVKKNVGCMLVTHDMGVVSNVTDRVAVMYRGDLVEIGPTEQVLGHPNHPYTKSLISAVPRSDIKLARFPLVSYIEEAGETTQLDVKNHWLGQSEDQRQYTGALLQVENVNLRFVTKDSFFESRREYVQASNNVSFEVFEGETFGLVGESGSGKSTIARVIAGLYPPNSGKVVFEGIDLTALKSENERRPMRRQMQMVFQNPYSSMNPRMKIFDIIAEPIRFHKLASSESQVRQIVGDLLDHVGLGRAAGVKYPHEFSGGQRQRISIARALATRPRLLICDEPTSALDVSVQAQILNLLKDLQDELNLTMLFISHDLPVIRQMCDRIGVMQKGTLLEVAPTEQLFTAPQHEYSKQLISLMPEFKGMSQEGLKLA; encoded by the coding sequence ATGGCATTATTGGAAGTTAAAAACCTTCGTATTGAATACCCGTCTCGTCACGGTATCCACGCTGCGGTGAAATCACTGTCGTTCACAATAGAGCGCGGTGAGATCGTCGGTGTCGTCGGGGAATCCGGGGCGGGTAAATCAACGGTCGGTAATGCCGTAATCGATCTGTTGAGTCCTCCGGGCAAGATTGCCAGTGGTGACGTCTACCTGGACGGTCAGAAAATTTCGGGTCTGAAACCGGAAGCGATGCGCAAAGTGCGCGGCGCGAAGATCGGTTTTATATTTCAGGATCCGATGACCTCGCTGAACCCTTTGTATACCGTTGAGCGTCAGTTGACGGAAACCATCATCACCAATTTGAATGTCAGTAAAGAAGAAGCGGTTCGCCGCGCGATTAAGCTGATGGAGCAGGTTGGGATCCCGCAGCCGGAAATTCGCATTAAGCAGTATCCGCATCAATTTTCCGGCGGTATGCGTCAGCGCGTGGTGATTGCCATCGCCCTGGCTGGTGAGCCAGATTTAATCATTGCTGATGAACCGACCACAGCGCTTGATGTGTCGATTCAGGATCAGATCCTGACCCTGATTCGCGAGTTGTGTGTGAAGAAAAATGTCGGCTGTATGCTGGTGACCCATGATATGGGGGTGGTTTCCAATGTCACCGACAGAGTTGCCGTGATGTATCGGGGTGATCTGGTTGAAATCGGTCCGACGGAACAGGTACTGGGCCATCCGAACCACCCGTACACCAAAAGCCTGATTTCTGCGGTGCCGCGCTCGGATATCAAACTGGCTCGCTTCCCTTTGGTCAGCTATATCGAAGAAGCAGGTGAAACCACGCAACTGGATGTGAAAAATCACTGGCTGGGTCAGAGTGAAGACCAGCGTCAGTACACAGGCGCTTTATTGCAGGTCGAGAATGTCAATCTGCGCTTTGTGACCAAAGATTCTTTCTTTGAAAGCCGCCGTGAATATGTGCAGGCCTCGAACAATGTCAGCTTTGAGGTGTTTGAAGGCGAGACCTTTGGCCTGGTCGGTGAGTCCGGTTCAGGGAAATCTACCATTGCCCGTGTGATTGCCGGTTTGTATCCGCCTAACTCAGGAAAAGTGGTCTTTGAAGGCATCGATCTGACCGCGCTCAAGAGCGAGAACGAACGGCGCCCGATGCGTCGCCAGATGCAGATGGTATTCCAGAATCCGTATTCTTCCATGAACCCGCGGATGAAAATTTTCGACATCATCGCTGAGCCGATCCGTTTCCATAAACTGGCCAGCAGTGAATCTCAGGTGCGTCAGATTGTTGGTGATCTACTTGACCATGTCGGTCTGGGTCGTGCTGCTGGCGTGAAATACCCCCATGAATTCTCGGGCGGTCAGCGTCAGCGTATTTCGATTGCCCGTGCCCTGGCCACTCGCCCCCGTCTGCTGATTTGTGACGAGCCGACCTCGGCGCTTGATGTGTCGGTTCAGGCGCAAATCCTCAACCTGCTCAAAGATCTGCAGGATGAGCTGAACCTGACGATGCTGTTTATCAGTCACGACTTACCTGTGATTCGCCAGATGTGTGATCGCATCGGCGTGATGCAGAAAGGCACCTTGCTGGAAGTGGCACCAACTGAGCAGTTGTTCACGGCGCCGCAGCATGAATACAGCAAGCAATTGATTTCTTTGATGCCTGAGTTCAAGGGAATGAGTCAGGAAGGCCTGAAACTGGCCTGA
- a CDS encoding cytochrome c5 family protein, whose amino-acid sequence MEFSLRQLMVAAVATVAISGSAVAADMSGEAIAERIKPVGSVYKEGDAPAATAAASGPRSGDQVYGTFCVACHSSGVLGAPKAGNAGDWGPRIAQGMDTLTNHAINGFNAMPAKGTCMDCSDEEIVAAINHMIEGL is encoded by the coding sequence ATGGAATTTTCTCTTCGACAACTAATGGTCGCTGCAGTCGCAACCGTCGCCATCAGCGGCTCAGCCGTAGCGGCAGATATGTCTGGCGAAGCGATCGCAGAACGCATCAAGCCTGTTGGCTCAGTCTACAAGGAAGGTGATGCACCAGCCGCGACAGCCGCCGCTTCCGGCCCTCGCTCAGGCGATCAGGTCTACGGCACTTTCTGTGTGGCTTGCCACAGCAGCGGTGTACTGGGCGCACCTAAAGCTGGTAATGCCGGTGACTGGGGACCGCGGATTGCTCAAGGTATGGATACGCTGACCAATCATGCGATTAATGGTTTCAATGCCATGCCGGCGAAAGGCACCTGTATGGACTGCAGCGATGAAGAAATCGTCGCGGCGATCAATCATATGATCGAGGGGCTGTAA